Part of the Muntiacus reevesi chromosome 8, mMunRee1.1, whole genome shotgun sequence genome is shown below.
GTTTGTTGACCTTCTTTTACTTCCTTGGTTTTCAGGCATATTTTCATCTGAGTTTTGAATGATGAGGGTAAGTCTGTGTGGCAACTCTGTACACAGAGCCTAAAACCCTCAAAATATGAGTGGACATGAAATCACAGATATCTCAATGAAAAATCACTGATAGATAAAAATATCTTAGAATCCTAAGAATCTTAAATATCTTAAGATTTAACATTATCTTAGAATCTTGTTTCTACAGGATTTCTGAGTAGGAATTGTAGTTTGTAGACAGCTGGGGCGATCCTAAAAGACTTGGTTTGCATTCTTCTGTGCAGTTACGAATTATTCCCATGTTCGTATTTCAGGACCTCCGGGATACATTGGCTGTCCTGGCCCCCAGGCTGGCTATCCAGTGCCACCGGCTGGTTATGCAAGTCCTGGCCcagctggcttccctgtccaacaccagccAGCGGCTAGACACCCAGGCGAGCCCACCCAGGTATCATGGATGCCACCACCACTGCCTCCAGCAAACTGCCCACCGGGACTGGAGTATTTAACTCAGGTAACTCACTACCTAAAACACTCATTAAAAGCAAAACTGTGCTGCCAGTTTACTTAGTGAGAGTAACAATTGACTAGTTCACAAAAGTGTGAAACAGTAAGCAACTTTACTGTCAAATTACTCTAATTCTTCTAGGTCAGGTCTACTTTTACAGCAAAATGCACATGTTTTGGGAAATTGTGTGTTCTATGATCTTGAATATAATCTGCAGTAACAGCCAATATCAAACCTTTAGTAAGCACTATTTTTCCATGCTTTATCCCTAAGTATAATACATGTATTAACtcacttaattctttttaaaaaattctgtgatATGTAAGTATTAtaattatcaccattttacagaagaagaaacttgGGTCCAGAGAAGTTACATAATTTGCTCAGCATCAAAATGCACAGGAAGTAGGAACAAGTTTTCATTTCCGGGACCTTGGCTCTGAAAACTGTGTCCTTTAATCCCAACACTGAATAATTTTCCAGGAGTTGGAAAGAAACATCAAACTCAATTTAGTGTTCATTTTCCACAAGTGGTACTAAGAAAGGAGTTAATAACCTGTGTATAATATGACCTACCTTTtataataattagaaaattacatttttatgttgctCTTGTTTTTTGGAAGACCCAATGTTATTAATGCTACCAATAAGGAAAAAACGTTCCTGGGTTTTAATGTACAGCGTAACGGCTTACCTCAGCAATGTGAGGGTTAATATCTGCTTGCCATTAGAAATTTGTTAGGCTAGTTTTCAGTAAATGAGCTGTCTCTCTTGCATTCTGCACTAATTTCCCATAATGCACTTGGGCAGCATATAATATAAGAACTTTGGTAGTTCCTAAATTCCCTAAGAAATACCctaagtatatttttttaaagaaaaattaagccCTTACAATATATTTGGGGAAGTCATCACCTACCATAAATGATATCAAGcacactttaaaagaaaaatgtttttatttgtagAAAAAAGCTCTTTAAATGGATGAAAAGGTCTTAATATTTCTTAGGCCCTTTCTGGAaggaacatttttttctaattttatagggATTCCAGTGTAAGTCAATTTTGTTTGCCCTGAATTTGcccacattaaaaataaacatttcagtagttttaaaaaatatactaacTTTAATTTTATACCTAGATGTGAAATAAACAGTTATTAACTATTGATAGTATTGATAAATGTTGGTAACTgattatatacattcttttaaaatatacaaacactgATGTTAATTTGTTTGGTTTAATAACATGGttacagctcttttttttttctttttactataatAGATAGATCAGCTATTGATTCATCAGCAAATGGAACTTCTGGAAGGTATATATTCATTGTATTTATCATATTTCTAGGAAGAGAGGACATTTATGCAGATAAAAGCATATCATCAAACACAGATATAACACTTTCAGTGATGTTGAAACTAAACCTGCTTTTAAAAACCATTATCTGTGATAATGATAATCCTGATAAGGATCATCAGCAGCTCATTTTTTGAAATTAATAGTCAAGTGGTAAAATACCATTAAGCTGGACATCTGTCCTCATGATACAGACCATGACTTGGGAGGAAACCAGTCAAAACTTACTTTTGTTCAATCTTCTCTCTAGAAATCACTTCAGTGATTGTATCTCTAACCCACCCTAACCTCTAtctcttcaactttttttttcccgaGTTTGTGATGAGCTTGAGATTGTCAAAGAGCCACATGAAGTAGTTCAGTTACCTTACTACATTTCCAAAGTAGATGAACTCTGCCTTTGGAGGGATGGGGATGTTTTGGAAAACCTCATTATTGTCCATGGTTTTTCTTGGGAGTTCAGATGAGCACTGTAAAACCTTTGTTCCACAGGCTATGAATTATCACCTTGGCACAGGGCCACCACACTGAAGGCTGCTGACCAGTCAGCCACGCCTGACTTCCTAGAGTGTCGCTGCTGCTCCTATGAATGGGGCCTGATTCCTGCAGTTGTTTCCTTTGGCCCAGAGCTCCTCAGGGGCAAAGGAAACTTAAGAAAGCCAGTAGATGTTTCAGGACTGCTGCCAGGGAAAGAGAACCTGGGTAAATTCACGCACCGATGTATTTTCCTTACAGACAATTCAGTGAAAACGTTAATAGATTTTGGAATATATCTATTAAATCTTTCTTCACATCTCTGcaaagttctttaccactgatagGAATAATAAAGTGAATTGTACTACTATAGTAATATGGTTAATATTTGGTTAGAATATATAATTGTTGCTTATTCCACTTAAATCACTTGTGATGTTCACTGTTAGAAATTTAATGttctggttgtttttcttttggtcctgagatctcagttccctgaccagggattgaacccacaccccctgaattggaagcgtggtcttaaccactggaccgccgggGAGTCtcatagtgttttcattttcattagtttgTTTACACTAATTTTCTCTGGAAAAGAGTATGATAAtttgaattttcaatttttttaatgattcattgtagggttttttttttgatattataaaaaccaaaaaatcaGACACTGTACATTATATAGCACTCCATTGATAGTTTTCAGATttataagttttatatatatttgaaaaaaatatatgtattagtcatgaaatagaaagtaaatttcaaatttaataattatgaattcttcagttttttaaaaaggatatctaattttcttattttttgtcttaaattgcaagtttatattttaatattataaatagtATAGAGAAAAGGTTACTCAGTTTATTTTTTAGCACCTGAGACATGAGAGGACACTAGTACATGTCCCAGTTCAAAACTGAAGAGACAACAAAGACAGAACCATAGcattctttcctttgttttcattttttaagtaacTAGAAACAGATTGTGTAAGCTCGCTGATCTCACTTTACAGATAAACAAGCTGAAGAAGTAGAGATTAATCTACTTACGAAACACTTAGGTAATAGATCCCATTTCATGATTACTTTAActtttttacataaaatatttgacCGGTGGATACTGAAGTAAAGGGTGGCTCTTTTCAAGGCAGAGTCAGGGTCTGTCTAAGGCATAGCAAAGACACTTAAGGGAGGTCATGGTGATGGAACTTGTGGAGAACATCTTCATCTAGATCCATCCACACCAATATGAGGGACTGATTTTTGCCTCTGGTTTTGACTGCTCCGTACTTGGATGACCGCTGGCGCCCTGTGACTCGGCCAGCGAGGGCCGTGGGCGGCCGTGTGCACGTGTGTggagtcgctcggttgtgtcgcgcgctctgcgaccccagggacgggagcctgccgcttcctctgtccgtgggattttcccagcaagaatactgcagtggggtgccatttcctactccaggtgatcttcccgacccaggggttgagccccCATCTctggcctctcctgcattggttggcactttaccgctgtgccacctgggaaccccttgTGTCTCATAGAAATTCCACATTTCTCTGTGCTCTCATACCCTCTCCTCCATGCCTGTCaccttttttgtatatttagatAATTCCTAAacacctttccttttcttcctcctgtgtTAAATGAAGTGCCATCTAAAAATGGTATAGCTGGACGCTATAGCATCTTAGGATAGACTGATGATTGTTTTAATACTGTGGTCATAATGAGTCCCTCTGTTATGTTTTTAGTCCTCACAGGTTTTGAAACTAGAAACAGATATGAAATTAAGAACAGCCTGGGACAGAGGGTCTACTTCGCATCAGAGGACACTGACTGCTGTACCCGAAACTGCTGGGGGCCTGCCAGGCCCTTCGCCATGCGGATCCTTGACAACCTGGGCCGAGAGGTGATGACTCTGGAGCGGCCCCTGCGGTGTGCCTGCTGCTGCTGTCCCTGCTGCCTGCAGGAGGTGGGCGCGCGCTTGGCGGCGACAGTCACGGTGCTTGGCAAAGCGGTCCCGCGGGCATTGCCACCTTCTCGGTGAATTTATGTAATGAAGTGAGATTTAAAGGTGGAGTGGCTCCCCAGCTATTAGTTTATGCTCGAGAGCAACTTGTAGGAAggaggcaggtggagaagagCAAGCCGTCAGCCGCACCTCCCTGGGCAGTGTGCCCTCCGGGCTGAGATCAGAGAGCTCAGCGACCAGACTCCTTGATCTTCAGGGAGAGCTGAGAATTAGGGCACCTGGGTCCCGTCCCTCACCTGAAATGACCACGAGGGCCTGGCCAGAGCCAGAGGAGAGCCCCATAGGGAATGTCCTCAAATGCCATCCCAGTAGCGAGTGGTCAGAAGAGTGAGGAAAAGGACACACATGCTCATCACATAATTTTAGCCAACCTGCAGGGAGctaaggagggcttcccaggtaactctcGCAGtagagaaccctcctgccaacgcaggtagATGTGCGtgacctggcttccatccctgggttgggaagagtcccatggggagaggaaccccgtgggccacagtccacagagtcacggAGAGCCTGACACAACTAAAGAACCTGCCCGGCAGTGCGCGCGACCCCAGAGGTGCAGGCtcagccctgggctgggaagacgccctggaggaggaatggccCCCGCCCCAGCGTTCTTGCCCGAGCtgccccgtggacagaggggcctggcgggccgcGGCCCGGGGACACGCGGTCAGACGTGCCTGGGCACGAGCGCGCGCAGCGGCCCTGGTGGAGGCGCCCTCTGAGAAGTTTCAGCCCCTGCGTCTTCCAGTTCTCCGTTTGAAAAGCTGGTATATTTGAGTTCCTGTAATTCCCACCACGGGACAGGGCGCGTTGAGGGCACCTTCAGGCCCGTGGAGGCCAGGCGTCTCCGTAGCACTTGACAGCCCCCTGCCAGAGCGGGGGCTCGGGGGCCCCGGGCGCAGAGTGCTGGGGAGCCGACCTCCGCCGGCACCTCCCCTGGCCCGGGGCCGGGGCCGCCGGGGCTGCTCAGCGTCCACGCGGGTCTCAGAGCGGGCGGACGGAGCTACAGGCTCCTGGACATCTGATGTCTACTACTGCACTGGTTTCTGAAAGGATGACTGAAGGGGTTCACGCTGAGTTATTGTGTTTTCCAAGTCAATTAGTTTAGATATAGTAATATTCAAGAATAGCTGAGGTAAAACAGAGTTTGATAGAATATGCTTTACAGTTTATAGAGCAGGTTAGCATATGATTGGCCATAGTAAACAGATCTAGGAAGTCCTCAGTT
Proteins encoded:
- the LOC136173011 gene encoding phospholipid scramblase 2 isoform X1, producing MDKQNVQMNAPHPGTNLTGPPGYIGCPGPQAGYPVPPAGYASPGPAGFPVQHQPAARHPGEPTQVSWMPPPLPPANCPPGLEYLTQIDQLLIHQQMELLEVLTGFETRNRYEIKNSLGQRVYFASEDTDCCTRNCWGPARPFAMRILDNLGREVMTLERPLRCACCCCPCCLQEIEIQAPPGVPVGYVTQIWHPCLPKFTVQNERREDVLRISGPCVACSCCADVHFEVKSLDDKYVVGKISKHWTGLVRELFTDADNFGIQFPLDLDVKMKAVMLGACFLIDFMFFETIK